One Brachyspira pilosicoli P43/6/78 genomic window carries:
- a CDS encoding M16 family metallopeptidase: protein MVKRLTLKNGIRIILEYMPILETVSVGFFFITGSANETEKENGYSHFIEHMLFKGTNDMTSKEIVRYIEGVGGVFNAYTSRHFTSFYINIISKYFDRAIDTLSNIALNSAFREEDIKKEKKVIIEELKMTSDSPEEIMTNQFFAKAYKGTSMQFPIGGNIKNIKNISRDKILNYFQNHFNSNNLIVSIAGNFNVKSAIDKLSSLELKENVLKADEELPFFYKSVSKEKSDLNQVYFALITPSYNAKDKRKYTMNIVNDIFGGSSYSRLFQSIRENKALCYSIYSNNSAFLNGGTFDIFGSTSLDKYEETLISIYNEIERLLDERITKEELEEAKESYKSSMSFSKFSASFAMNKNARNELYFSKYVSYKDLYNTIDKISINDINKAIEDIFQNKKFFLTAVGPKGTKKITDKVSKKLKLN, encoded by the coding sequence ATGGTAAAAAGATTAACCTTAAAGAATGGCATAAGAATAATTTTAGAATATATGCCAATTTTAGAGACAGTTTCAGTTGGTTTTTTCTTTATTACAGGCAGTGCAAATGAAACTGAAAAAGAAAATGGATATTCACATTTTATAGAACATATGCTATTTAAAGGCACTAATGATATGACTTCTAAAGAGATAGTGAGATATATAGAAGGGGTAGGAGGAGTATTTAATGCCTATACTTCAAGACATTTCACTTCTTTTTATATAAATATAATATCAAAATATTTTGACAGAGCTATAGATACATTATCTAATATAGCATTAAACTCAGCATTTAGAGAAGAAGATATAAAAAAAGAGAAAAAGGTTATTATAGAAGAGTTAAAAATGACATCAGACTCTCCTGAAGAAATAATGACTAATCAATTTTTTGCAAAAGCCTACAAAGGCACATCTATGCAATTTCCTATAGGCGGTAATATAAAAAACATTAAAAATATAAGCAGAGATAAAATATTAAATTATTTTCAAAATCACTTTAATTCAAATAATTTAATAGTATCAATAGCAGGCAATTTTAATGTAAAATCTGCAATAGATAAATTATCTTCTTTAGAGCTAAAAGAAAATGTATTAAAAGCAGATGAAGAATTACCATTCTTTTATAAATCGGTATCAAAAGAAAAATCTGATTTAAATCAAGTATATTTTGCCTTAATAACACCGTCATATAATGCAAAAGATAAAAGAAAATATACTATGAACATTGTAAACGATATATTCGGAGGAAGTTCATATTCAAGATTATTTCAATCTATAAGAGAAAATAAAGCATTATGCTATAGTATATACAGCAACAACTCTGCATTTCTAAACGGAGGAACTTTTGATATATTTGGTTCAACTAGTTTAGATAAATATGAAGAAACATTGATAAGCATATATAATGAAATAGAAAGATTATTAGACGAGAGAATAACTAAAGAAGAGCTTGAAGAGGCAAAAGAGAGCTATAAAAGTTCTATGTCTTTTAGCAAATTCAGTGCAAGTTTTGCTATGAATAAAAATGCAAGAAATGAGCTTTATTTTTCTAAATATGTATCTTATAAAGATTTGTATAACACAATAGATAAAATTAGTATAAATGATATAAATAAAGCAATAGAAGATATATTTCAAAATAAAAAGTTTTTTCTCACAGCAGTAGGCCCAAAAGGAACAAAGAAAATTACAGATAAAGTAAGTAAGAAATTAAAACTTAATTGA
- a CDS encoding phosphopentomutase, which translates to MNKKKAVLIVVDSCGVGALPDAKEFGDEGVNTLANLAKASGGISLPNLEKIGLGNIIDIEGVAKVDNAEGYYGKAMETSKAKDTTTGHWEIAGLVSTKPFNTYPNGFPDITIKEIEKMSGRAVVCNKPYSGTEVIDDYADEQLKNGSLIVYTSADSVLQIAAHEEIIPVDELYRICEKSLEICNKYSPVARVIARPYIGTKGNYKRTERRHDYSVPPSGETILDRLKNNNLPVIGIGKTSDIFAGVGITENRLTNKNNLDGIEKTIKAIKEVDNGLIFTNLVDFDMLYGHRRDYIGYKNALEELDKYIPEMIDNLNDDDLLIITADHGCDPTYKGSDHTREYIPILAFGKKLNKNINIGVKESFVSIAATIEKYLLGQTKLEGAFI; encoded by the coding sequence ATGAATAAGAAAAAAGCTGTTTTAATAGTTGTAGATAGCTGCGGTGTTGGAGCTTTGCCTGATGCTAAAGAATTTGGCGATGAGGGAGTAAATACTTTGGCTAATTTGGCTAAGGCATCTGGAGGAATAAGTTTGCCTAATTTGGAGAAAATTGGGCTTGGAAATATTATAGATATAGAAGGTGTGGCAAAAGTAGATAATGCAGAAGGTTATTACGGTAAGGCAATGGAGACTTCTAAAGCAAAAGACACAACTACTGGACACTGGGAGATAGCTGGTTTAGTTTCTACAAAGCCTTTTAATACTTATCCTAATGGTTTTCCTGATATTACAATAAAAGAAATAGAAAAAATGTCTGGAAGGGCTGTTGTATGCAATAAGCCTTATTCTGGAACCGAAGTTATAGATGATTATGCTGATGAACAGTTAAAAAACGGTTCTTTAATAGTATATACTTCTGCAGACTCTGTACTTCAAATAGCAGCTCATGAGGAAATTATACCTGTAGATGAACTTTATAGAATATGCGAAAAATCTTTAGAGATATGCAATAAATATTCACCTGTTGCTAGAGTTATAGCTCGTCCTTATATTGGCACTAAGGGTAATTATAAGAGAACAGAAAGACGTCATGACTATTCTGTGCCTCCAAGCGGTGAAACTATACTTGATAGACTTAAAAATAATAATTTGCCTGTTATTGGTATAGGTAAAACTAGTGATATATTCGCTGGTGTTGGTATTACTGAAAACAGATTAACTAACAAAAATAATCTTGATGGTATAGAAAAGACTATTAAGGCTATTAAAGAAGTTGATAATGGTCTTATATTTACTAATTTAGTTGATTTTGATATGCTTTATGGTCATAGAAGAGATTATATAGGATACAAAAACGCTTTAGAAGAATTGGATAAATATATACCAGAGATGATTGATAATTTAAATGATGATGACTTGCTTATAATAACAGCCGACCATGGATGCGACCCTACATACAAAGGAAGCGACCATACAAGAGAATATATACCAATACTTGCTTTTGGAAAGAAATTAAATAAAAATATTAATATAGGTGTAAAAGAATCATTTGTTTCTATAGCAGCTACAATAGAAAAGTATTTGCTTGGACAAACAAAGTTAGAAGGTGCTTTTATATAA
- a CDS encoding TetR/AcrR family transcriptional regulator, translating to MENKEKLTRKEQAEKSKKKIVETTINLLKKYSLNELQIKDICSNADISIGNFYHYFTNKQEIIFYIFNTNADIYKKKILAKDKTNSYKDILYAFKEFAKLVSELGGDLILEIFNYSIMNRNNALLSKDAFFYNHILSLVNSLREVNLVISDDNSDVITKRLIVFFRGFFYEWALSNSNFNLVKETEKEMKLYLSLFIKIN from the coding sequence ATGGAAAATAAAGAGAAACTTACAAGAAAAGAACAGGCAGAAAAAAGTAAAAAGAAAATTGTAGAAACTACTATTAATTTGTTAAAAAAATACTCTTTAAATGAGCTTCAAATTAAAGATATTTGTAGTAATGCTGATATATCTATAGGTAATTTTTATCATTATTTTACTAACAAACAAGAAATAATATTTTATATTTTTAATACTAATGCTGATATTTATAAAAAAAAGATATTAGCAAAAGATAAAACTAATTCATATAAAGATATATTATATGCTTTTAAAGAATTTGCTAAATTAGTTTCTGAATTAGGTGGAGATTTAATACTTGAAATATTTAATTATAGTATTATGAATAGAAATAATGCTTTATTATCAAAAGATGCTTTTTTTTATAATCATATTTTATCTTTAGTTAATTCATTAAGAGAAGTTAATTTAGTAATATCTGATGATAATTCTGATGTTATAACCAAGAGGCTTATAGTGTTTTTTAGAGGTTTTTTTTATGAATGGGCTTTATCAAATAGTAATTTTAATCTTGTGAAAGAAACTGAAAAAGAAATGAAGCTGTATTTATCTTTGTTTATAAAAATAAATTAG
- a CDS encoding alkyl/aryl-sulfatase, with protein MNKFFTFIPVLIFLISCSSDNFNSERKEATEYTKKENEKIKNYLPFNDNTDFENAKRGFIETSDGNVSFPFISNQSAPDTVNPSLWRQAQLNNISGLFEVTPDIYQVRGFDLANITFVRGNTGWIIIDVLTTKESASKAIELFRKHKGNDPITGIIFTHSHIDHFGGIKGIIENADIPIVAPDGFFEEAVSENLLAGNAMSRRSSYMYGGLLPKDEKGTVDAGLGKVVANGTPGIIKPTKLISKDYESYTIDGIEFQFLMAENTEAPAEFMIYIPKYKAASSAEVMNHTLHNLSTLRGAKTRDSLIWTKAIEKSKEFLKDRTDVLFGSHHWPIWEQKNIDDFITKHGDLYKYIHDQTLRLANMGYTPIEIAEKIQIPDSLAKEFYNRGYYGSVNHDVKAVYDFYFGAWWDGNPANLYKLPPEEAAKRYVEFMGGEDNILKMAKKYYDNGDYRWVVEVLNHVIFANPNNTKARRLSADAMEQLGYISESAVWRAYLLTGAYELRNDIDNNMKAPQTVSLDMINALSAENMFEYISVALNPDKIKDKNISILLNISDDDEYLLQIENSVLKYKKYNNENIDYKIDINMSDFKKAIFIRNTEDINISNKEAFNEFLSYFDTFNYWFNIVTP; from the coding sequence ATGAATAAATTTTTTACTTTTATACCAGTTCTAATTTTTTTAATATCCTGTTCTTCTGATAATTTCAACTCAGAAAGAAAAGAAGCAACAGAATATACAAAAAAAGAAAATGAGAAAATAAAAAACTATTTGCCATTCAATGATAACACAGATTTTGAGAATGCTAAAAGAGGTTTTATAGAAACTTCTGATGGTAATGTATCTTTTCCTTTTATATCAAATCAATCAGCACCTGATACTGTTAATCCATCTTTGTGGAGACAGGCTCAACTAAATAATATATCAGGATTATTTGAAGTAACTCCGGATATATATCAGGTAAGAGGTTTTGATTTAGCAAATATAACTTTTGTAAGAGGAAATACAGGCTGGATTATAATAGATGTACTCACAACAAAAGAATCTGCATCTAAAGCAATAGAATTATTTAGAAAGCATAAAGGAAACGACCCAATAACAGGAATAATATTTACACATTCTCATATTGATCATTTTGGAGGAATAAAGGGTATTATTGAAAATGCTGATATACCTATAGTAGCTCCTGATGGATTTTTTGAAGAAGCTGTATCAGAAAATCTTTTAGCTGGAAATGCTATGAGCAGACGTTCTTCTTATATGTATGGAGGTCTTTTACCAAAAGATGAAAAAGGCACAGTTGATGCTGGATTAGGAAAAGTTGTGGCTAATGGAACTCCAGGAATAATAAAGCCTACAAAACTTATTTCAAAAGATTATGAGTCATATACTATTGACGGAATAGAATTTCAATTTTTAATGGCAGAAAATACTGAAGCACCTGCTGAATTTATGATTTATATACCAAAATATAAAGCTGCATCAAGTGCTGAAGTAATGAATCATACTCTTCATAACTTATCAACATTAAGAGGAGCTAAGACCAGAGATTCTCTTATATGGACTAAGGCTATAGAAAAATCAAAAGAGTTTTTAAAAGATAGAACAGATGTATTATTTGGTTCTCATCACTGGCCTATATGGGAACAAAAGAATATAGATGATTTTATTACAAAACATGGCGATTTATATAAATATATTCATGACCAAACTTTAAGACTTGCTAATATGGGATATACTCCTATAGAGATAGCAGAAAAAATACAAATACCAGACAGCTTAGCAAAAGAGTTTTATAATAGAGGTTATTATGGCTCTGTAAACCATGATGTAAAAGCTGTTTATGATTTTTATTTTGGTGCTTGGTGGGACGGAAATCCTGCTAATTTATATAAACTTCCTCCTGAAGAAGCAGCAAAAAGATATGTCGAGTTTATGGGGGGAGAAGATAATATTTTAAAGATGGCTAAAAAATATTATGACAATGGAGATTATAGATGGGTTGTTGAAGTTTTAAATCATGTTATTTTTGCAAATCCTAATAATACGAAGGCAAGAAGATTGAGTGCTGATGCTATGGAGCAGCTTGGATATATTAGCGAATCTGCTGTATGGAGAGCTTATTTACTTACTGGGGCTTATGAACTTAGAAATGATATAGATAATAATATGAAAGCTCCTCAAACTGTTTCTTTAGATATGATTAATGCTTTATCTGCTGAAAATATGTTTGAATATATATCTGTAGCTTTAAATCCTGATAAAATAAAAGATAAAAATATTTCAATTCTTTTAAATATATCAGATGATGATGAATATCTTTTACAAATAGAAAATTCTGTTCTTAAATACAAAAAATATAATAATGAAAATATTGATTACAAAATAGATATAAATATGTCTGATTTCAAAAAAGCTATATTTATAAGAAATACAGAAGATATAAATATTTCAAACAAAGAAGCATTCAATGAATTTTTATCTTACTTTGATACGTTTAACTATTGGTTTAACATTGTAACACCATAA
- a CDS encoding HAD-IIB family hydrolase, producing MKLFVSDYDMTLAINRVVDDKVINAIKKWREKGNIFAIATGRNKFSILEQTYKNNIEVDYIIANNGALIIDRNNNILLKEEIEKNNAMEVINYLYNDYEGSVEISNENEILSIIPRKGEHNLPFKVDRKITIEEAKNISNIIQINKMSPDVNTTEIIQDEINNKFDTVIAYGNITAIDIVRRNISKATGIQNLENILKDKNIEKILVAGDSNNDIDMIKKYDGYVQINAREHIKKLTNKYFNLVSDIIENNL from the coding sequence ATGAAGTTATTTGTTAGTGATTATGATATGACTTTAGCTATTAATCGTGTTGTAGATGATAAGGTAATTAATGCTATAAAGAAATGGAGAGAAAAAGGAAATATATTTGCCATTGCTACAGGCAGAAATAAATTTTCAATATTAGAACAAACTTATAAAAACAATATAGAAGTTGATTATATTATAGCTAATAATGGTGCTTTAATTATAGATAGAAATAATAATATATTGCTTAAAGAAGAGATAGAAAAAAATAATGCTATGGAAGTTATTAATTATTTATACAATGACTATGAAGGAAGCGTTGAGATATCAAATGAAAATGAGATTTTATCTATAATTCCTAGAAAAGGAGAGCATAATTTGCCTTTTAAAGTAGACAGAAAAATAACAATAGAAGAAGCAAAAAATATATCAAACATTATTCAAATAAATAAAATGAGTCCAGATGTAAATACTACAGAAATTATACAAGATGAAATAAATAATAAATTTGATACTGTAATAGCTTATGGAAATATTACAGCTATAGATATAGTAAGAAGAAATATTAGTAAAGCTACAGGAATACAAAATCTTGAAAATATTTTAAAAGATAAAAATATAGAAAAAATATTAGTAGCTGGGGATTCTAACAACGATATAGATATGATAAAAAAATATGATGGCTATGTTCAAATTAATGCTAGAGAGCATATAAAAAAATTGACAAATAAATATTTTAATTTAGTGTCTGATATTATAGAAAATAATTTATAA
- a CDS encoding secondary thiamine-phosphate synthase enzyme YjbQ, with the protein MKSYRKVLEINYPKRRGYINITNEVQRCLEESTIKEGLVLCNAMNITASVFINDDESGLHNDFEVWLEKLAPEKPHNQYRHNGYEDNADAHLKRQIMGREVVVAVTNGKLDFGTWEQIFYGEYDGMRNKRVLIKIIGE; encoded by the coding sequence ATGAAATCATATAGAAAAGTTTTAGAGATAAATTATCCAAAGAGAAGAGGATATATTAATATTACTAACGAAGTTCAAAGATGTTTAGAAGAAAGTACAATAAAAGAAGGCTTAGTTTTATGCAATGCTATGAATATTACTGCTAGTGTATTTATTAATGATGATGAGAGCGGGCTTCATAATGATTTTGAAGTTTGGCTTGAGAAATTAGCTCCAGAAAAGCCTCATAATCAATATAGGCATAATGGTTATGAAGATAATGCTGATGCTCATTTAAAAAGACAGATTATGGGAAGAGAGGTTGTTGTGGCTGTTACTAATGGTAAGTTAGATTTTGGTACTTGGGAGCAAATTTTTTATGGTGAGTATGACGGAATGAGAAATAAAAGAGTACTCATCAAGATTATTGGAGAATAA
- a CDS encoding NAD(P)H-dependent oxidoreductase subunit E, with protein MQKDEIKTVIEVCVGLHCSMKGSYALLESIRAHYDLKIGIPSYDGMLLKEVECMHNCNNAISVLINGIECNDSSFGSVIKYIEAVHVKVR; from the coding sequence ATGCAAAAGGACGAGATAAAAACCGTTATAGAAGTATGTGTAGGGCTTCATTGTTCTATGAAGGGTTCGTATGCTCTTTTGGAATCAATTAGAGCCCATTATGATTTGAAAATCGGCATTCCTTCTTATGACGGTATGCTCCTTAAAGAGGTGGAATGTATGCATAATTGTAATAATGCCATTTCTGTTTTAATTAACGGCATAGAATGCAATGATTCTTCTTTTGGCAGCGTTATTAAATATATAGAAGCTGTACATGTTAAAGTAAGATGA
- a CDS encoding NADH-ubiquinone oxidoreductase-F iron-sulfur binding region domain-containing protein, with the protein MKKFILYNDYATKNIKDYKDNFGDYLHTTINEYDTLLECLKIANIFTRDVYKKSLYNILSSKNNDNQSLIINAYSFGYLVFKDKFFIDNNPHLILDSAILIAKILNIKNIDILIRSYYNKETLINAIVEAEDLYKIESEININIYDENNFRENINIYFIERQKYALDLETVIQFGYFAHMGLENFSKYGNENHKGTCLISFSGDIPNVNLHEFQFGSSFNEIIKASGYISYNNDIKCVFTNGFLNAPTTLESLSSKSLSYDEINIGNGGICFIAENRCMLRVVMKIIQFAKSISCTNCMPCNYGFNLCEYYLNKIILGKSNSNDYKNLVNAVEMIIKGSSCIYIYNIAKCIIETIKMFEYEFIYALEKKITLYSFINK; encoded by the coding sequence ATGAAAAAATTTATTCTATATAATGATTATGCTACAAAAAATATCAAAGATTATAAAGACAATTTCGGTGATTACCTACACACCACTATTAATGAATATGATACTTTGCTTGAATGCTTAAAAATAGCTAACATATTCACAAGAGATGTATATAAAAAATCTTTATATAATATTTTATCAAGCAAAAATAATGATAATCAATCTTTAATTATAAATGCCTATTCTTTCGGATATTTAGTATTTAAAGACAAATTCTTTATAGATAATAACCCTCATCTCATTTTAGATTCTGCTATATTAATTGCTAAAATTTTAAACATCAAAAATATAGATATTCTAATTAGAAGCTACTATAATAAAGAAACATTAATTAATGCTATAGTAGAAGCAGAAGATTTATACAAAATTGAAAGCGAAATAAATATAAATATATATGATGAAAATAATTTTAGAGAAAATATAAATATTTATTTTATTGAAAGACAAAAATATGCATTAGATTTAGAAACTGTTATACAATTTGGATATTTTGCTCATATGGGATTAGAAAATTTCTCTAAATATGGAAATGAAAACCATAAAGGTACATGTTTAATTTCTTTTTCTGGTGATATTCCAAATGTAAATTTACATGAATTTCAGTTTGGAAGTTCATTTAATGAAATAATTAAAGCCAGCGGATATATTTCTTATAACAATGATATAAAATGTGTATTTACAAATGGATTTTTAAATGCCCCTACTACTTTAGAGAGTTTAAGCAGTAAAAGTTTATCATATGATGAAATAAATATTGGTAATGGGGGTATATGTTTTATAGCAGAAAATAGATGCATGCTTAGAGTAGTAATGAAAATTATTCAATTTGCAAAAAGTATTTCTTGTACAAACTGCATGCCTTGTAATTATGGTTTTAATTTATGCGAGTATTATTTAAATAAAATTATATTAGGAAAGTCTAATAGTAATGATTATAAAAATTTAGTAAATGCTGTAGAGATGATTATTAAAGGCTCTTCTTGTATATATATATATAATATAGCAAAATGTATAATAGAGACTATAAAAATGTTTGAATATGAGTTTATATATGCTTTAGAAAAAAAGATAACACTTTATAGTTTTATTAATAAATAG
- a CDS encoding 2Fe-2S iron-sulfur cluster-binding protein, which yields MIVRFNFNGREISSQSGYTILKALSYVGIDIAHLCYYKLDRIKDFEEEKENDLLKCKLCLVKVKKKNEEEYSLKYACNEIVENGMDIISNDEEIIEYRKSLLKAILYMHKPFCDKCSSYYNCRLKKYIDFYQLKIERFEGDNDSKLKEIKTIVDNFNLDKNIKIDYDKCINCGVCSRYETISGYKNMIVDLCPTKVFRVDRKIDDNEEQIEYKKINSFCIGCNKLCECNYFYDEKTIIDIQSPELKKYGICDFGRNMLYYSNKTFEYPLINGIEDDFNKAKDLFHKFLEETDKKDILAISSSLYTMEDLEAFNDFIYSLGITNFIYKKNIIKTTSDVIRENYTNINKYSSKNYKYTLNEINNSFNKFIILEDPLFEIVDDTMDFIQKNRRNYIVFTPYQSILAYNSYLTFPIAGFGEFEGEYIDSHGKNKFIKSFLEKNKNRLEFKNLIKYLYL from the coding sequence ATGATAGTAAGATTTAATTTTAATGGACGAGAGATATCATCACAAAGCGGATATACAATATTAAAAGCATTATCGTATGTTGGAATAGATATAGCACATTTATGTTATTACAAATTAGACAGAATAAAAGATTTTGAAGAAGAAAAAGAAAATGATTTGCTTAAATGTAAACTTTGTTTGGTTAAAGTAAAAAAGAAAAATGAAGAGGAATATAGTTTAAAATATGCTTGTAATGAGATAGTTGAAAATGGAATGGATATTATAAGCAATGATGAAGAGATTATCGAATACAGAAAATCTTTACTTAAAGCTATACTTTACATGCATAAACCATTTTGCGATAAATGCAGCAGTTATTACAATTGCAGATTAAAAAAATATATAGACTTTTATCAATTAAAAATAGAAAGGTTTGAAGGAGATAATGATTCAAAATTAAAAGAGATAAAAACTATTGTAGACAATTTTAATTTAGATAAAAATATAAAAATTGATTATGATAAATGCATTAATTGCGGAGTTTGCAGCAGATACGAAACTATATCTGGTTATAAGAATATGATAGTAGATTTATGCCCTACTAAGGTGTTTAGAGTTGATAGAAAAATTGATGATAACGAAGAGCAAATTGAATATAAAAAAATAAATAGCTTTTGTATTGGATGTAATAAACTTTGCGAATGCAATTATTTTTATGATGAGAAAACTATAATAGATATACAATCACCAGAATTAAAAAAATATGGTATATGCGATTTTGGACGTAATATGCTATATTATTCAAATAAAACTTTTGAATACCCATTAATAAATGGGATAGAAGATGATTTTAATAAAGCTAAAGATTTATTTCATAAGTTTTTAGAAGAAACAGATAAAAAAGATATTTTAGCAATTTCTTCTAGTCTTTATACTATGGAAGATTTGGAAGCTTTTAATGATTTTATATATTCACTAGGAATTACAAACTTTATATATAAAAAAAATATTATAAAAACAACATCTGATGTCATTAGAGAAAATTATACTAACATTAACAAATATTCATCAAAGAATTATAAATATACTTTAAATGAGATAAATAATAGTTTTAATAAGTTTATAATATTAGAAGACCCTTTATTTGAAATAGTAGATGATACAATGGACTTTATACAGAAAAACAGAAGAAATTATATAGTATTTACTCCTTATCAATCTATTTTAGCATATAATTCTTATTTAACTTTTCCTATTGCTGGGTTTGGAGAGTTTGAGGGGGAATATATAGATTCTCATGGTAAAAATAAGTTTATTAAAAGTTTCTTAGAAAAAAATAAAAATAGATTAGAGTTTAAGAATTTAATAAAATATTTGTATTTGTAA
- a CDS encoding FAD-dependent oxidoreductase, producing MVNSRYNILSNLKDKTYDLLIIGGGVIGATIAMKTARVGISTLLVEKHDFSFGSSSRTSKMLTGGFNDMTANNFISTVFKVRERNNIINKSSASPFGILYPIYFSGGTNANSGLIRNELKANIYDLMSIFGKTKKHKSHSRNSVLETLPDLNNNDVIGATEFFEGKIDDSRYVLELLLKAKEYGADIINYAEVKAFDYNEKQINKTILSDKINGKIYEISAKKILVAAGAWGDSIVSMLPKSNFTDKVKYVKATNFIVDSDIIHINKSVVLPKIKDRPNVFLTKWKDMTIIGPVVKKYTGNLDCIYSTSDEIEYLLDIYNTYFGSIVNKNHIVTSQSGMMTVNPMDMKIHSHPIYDLFMVEGGNFTMSSHLAIKTLLKMYGKPYKWFSVKKFMNNRIDKAVDWVLNKDTVKFLIDYFGSVDMVLRLNEFCKNDSSLLVSVGLDNRIPRGLIKYFVEVEYAMHLDDIMMRRLRFILTENDCGTLLAEHIAQEMGLILGWDSKKVEYEIKRYRTEIKRNRVSLY from the coding sequence ATGGTAAATTCAAGATATAATATACTCTCTAATCTTAAAGATAAAACTTATGATCTTTTAATTATAGGCGGCGGAGTAATAGGTGCTACTATCGCTATGAAAACAGCAAGAGTAGGAATTTCAACCCTTCTAGTAGAAAAACATGATTTCTCATTTGGTTCATCTTCTAGAACTTCAAAAATGCTTACAGGCGGTTTTAATGATATGACTGCTAATAACTTCATATCTACAGTTTTTAAAGTTAGAGAAAGAAATAATATCATTAATAAATCCTCAGCCTCCCCTTTTGGAATATTATACCCAATATATTTTAGCGGCGGTACAAATGCTAATTCTGGTTTAATAAGAAATGAATTAAAAGCTAATATATATGATTTAATGTCAATTTTTGGAAAAACTAAAAAACATAAATCTCATAGCAGAAACTCTGTATTAGAAACTTTACCGGATTTAAATAATAATGACGTAATAGGAGCTACAGAGTTCTTTGAAGGTAAAATAGATGACAGCAGATATGTTTTAGAATTGTTATTAAAAGCTAAGGAATATGGTGCTGATATTATTAATTATGCAGAAGTAAAAGCTTTTGATTATAATGAAAAACAAATTAATAAAACTATACTTTCAGATAAAATAAACGGCAAAATATACGAAATAAGTGCTAAAAAAATATTAGTTGCAGCTGGAGCTTGGGGAGATAGTATAGTATCTATGCTTCCAAAATCTAACTTTACAGATAAAGTAAAATATGTAAAAGCTACTAATTTTATAGTTGATAGCGATATAATTCACATTAATAAATCTGTTGTTTTGCCAAAAATAAAAGACCGACCTAATGTTTTTCTAACAAAATGGAAGGATATGACTATAATAGGACCTGTTGTAAAAAAGTATACAGGTAATTTAGATTGTATATATTCAACAAGTGATGAGATAGAATATTTACTTGATATTTATAATACTTATTTTGGCTCTATAGTTAATAAAAACCATATAGTTACTTCACAATCTGGAATGATGACTGTTAATCCTATGGATATGAAGATACATTCGCACCCTATTTATGATTTATTTATGGTTGAGGGCGGAAATTTCACTATGTCTTCTCATCTTGCTATTAAAACTTTACTTAAAATGTATGGTAAGCCTTATAAGTGGTTTAGCGTTAAAAAGTTTATGAATAATAGAATAGATAAAGCAGTAGATTGGGTATTAAACAAAGATACTGTTAAATTTTTAATAGATTATTTCGGCTCTGTTGATATGGTATTAAGATTAAATGAATTCTGTAAAAATGATTCCTCTTTGCTTGTCTCTGTTGGTCTTGATAATAGAATACCTAGAGGATTAATAAAATATTTTGTTGAAGTAGAATATGCAATGCATTTAGATGATATAATGATGAGAAGATTAAGATTTATACTCACAGAAAATGATTGCGGAACATTATTAGCAGAACATATTGCCCAAGAAATGGGTTTAATTTTGGGTTGGGACAGTAAAAAGGTAGAATACGAAATAAAAAGATATAGAACAGAGATAAAGAGAAATAGAGTTTCTTTATATTAA